One Halobaculum roseum DNA segment encodes these proteins:
- a CDS encoding bifunctional 4-hydroxy-2-oxoglutarate aldolase/2-dehydro-3-deoxy-phosphogluconate aldolase has translation MSSTDAFTTMRESGVVAVLRGAEPETVVDTAEALVAGGVTALEVTADTAGATDMIATLSAELGDDALVGAGTVLDSETARAAVAAGAEFVVSPSFDEGVVETCNRYGVLCAPGVMTPTEAVEASEAGAEMVKVFPAKTVGPDHVAAMKGPLGQLEIMPTGGVSADNAGEYIEAGAVCVGAGSALVDRDLVDAGDFDAITERAERFRAVIEDARE, from the coding sequence ATGAGTTCCACGGACGCGTTCACAACGATGCGGGAGTCGGGGGTCGTCGCGGTGCTGCGCGGCGCGGAGCCGGAAACCGTCGTCGACACCGCCGAGGCGCTCGTCGCCGGCGGCGTCACCGCCCTGGAGGTCACCGCCGACACCGCCGGCGCGACCGACATGATCGCCACGCTCTCGGCGGAACTGGGCGACGACGCGCTCGTCGGCGCGGGCACCGTCCTCGACAGCGAGACCGCCCGCGCGGCCGTCGCCGCCGGCGCGGAGTTCGTCGTCTCCCCCTCCTTCGACGAGGGCGTCGTCGAGACGTGCAACCGCTACGGCGTGTTGTGCGCGCCGGGCGTGATGACGCCGACGGAGGCCGTCGAGGCGTCCGAGGCCGGCGCCGAGATGGTGAAGGTGTTCCCCGCCAAGACCGTCGGCCCCGACCACGTCGCCGCGATGAAGGGCCCGCTCGGGCAGCTGGAGATCATGCCCACCGGCGGCGTCTCCGCCGACAACGCCGGCGAGTACATCGAGGCGGGCGCCGTCTGCGTCGGCGCCGGGTCCGCGCTCGTCGACCGCGACCTCGTCGACGCCGGCGACTTCGACGCCATCACCGAGCGCGCCGAGCGGTTCCGCGCGGTGATCGAGGACGCCCGCGAGTAG
- a CDS encoding VOC family protein, with the protein MGAPDGIVFVRTANRERVVDWYREVVDADVWLEQPGCTILERGGFRFGFCDAGGDADAATETEGILTFVYPDRDGVDRMHDRVGDAAREEPHVNERYDIYQFFADDPDGRTVEFQTFLHDLPE; encoded by the coding sequence ATGGGCGCCCCCGACGGCATCGTCTTCGTTCGGACCGCGAACCGCGAGCGCGTCGTCGACTGGTACCGCGAGGTCGTCGACGCGGACGTGTGGCTCGAACAGCCGGGCTGTACGATCCTCGAACGCGGCGGCTTCCGGTTCGGGTTCTGCGACGCCGGCGGCGACGCGGACGCCGCGACCGAGACAGAGGGTATCCTCACGTTCGTCTATCCGGACCGCGACGGCGTCGACCGGATGCACGACCGCGTCGGCGACGCCGCCCGCGAGGAGCCGCACGTGAACGAGCGCTACGACATCTACCAGTTCTTCGCCGACGACCCGGACGGCCGCACGGTGGAGTTCCAGACGTTCCTCCACGACCTGCCCGAGTGA